The Virgibacillus phasianinus genome includes a window with the following:
- a CDS encoding peptide chain release factor 3, whose translation MSIQDEVKKRKTFAIISHPDAGKTTMTERLLLLGNLIRSAGTVKGKKSGKFATSDWMEIEKQRGISVTSSVMNFPYDGFQVNILDTPGHEDFSEDTYRTLTAVDSVVMIIDATKGIESQTIKLFKVCRMRGIPIFTFINKLDREGREPLELLEEIEQVLDIETYPMNWPAGMGKRFLGIFDRHDEQFVQYNGNEEESYIPYKELNNSEHQELVSQSAYQSAHDELSLLDEAGDMFSLEKVLSGKQSPVFFGSALAPFGLQTFFDTFISMAPSPAPRKSTEGAILPDKEDFSGFIFKIQANMNPAHRDRVAFLRVCSGKFERGMSVKLARNNKLIKLSQSQQFVASSRGTIEEAYAGDIIGIYDPNAYQIGDTLIEGKDHFEYEELPKFPPEIFKKVTAKNVMKSKQYKKGIEQLVQEGAIQLYYRYRTDSYILGAVGELQYDVFKYRMKNEYNVEVILESIGERVPRWLKEEQVDESLFDEQNLLVRDREGNYLVLFRNDFARRWFEEKHTSIELIDLLESNKYDQSY comes from the coding sequence ATGAGTATACAAGATGAAGTAAAAAAAAGAAAAACCTTTGCGATTATTTCGCATCCCGATGCAGGAAAAACAACAATGACAGAGAGATTACTCTTATTGGGAAATTTAATTCGATCAGCGGGAACGGTTAAGGGTAAAAAGTCAGGAAAATTTGCTACGTCCGACTGGATGGAAATTGAGAAACAGCGTGGTATCTCCGTTACATCAAGTGTGATGAACTTTCCATACGATGGATTCCAGGTAAACATTTTAGATACACCTGGTCACGAGGATTTTAGTGAGGACACTTATCGGACATTGACCGCCGTTGATAGTGTAGTGATGATCATTGATGCTACAAAAGGAATTGAGTCACAGACCATCAAATTATTTAAGGTATGTCGCATGCGCGGAATTCCTATTTTCACATTCATCAATAAATTGGACCGTGAGGGAAGAGAACCCCTTGAGTTATTAGAAGAAATCGAGCAGGTTTTGGATATTGAAACATACCCAATGAATTGGCCGGCTGGAATGGGAAAAAGATTCCTTGGAATTTTTGATCGGCATGATGAGCAATTTGTTCAATATAATGGAAATGAAGAAGAATCGTACATTCCATACAAAGAACTGAATAATTCCGAACATCAGGAGTTGGTGTCGCAATCAGCGTATCAGTCGGCACATGACGAGCTTTCTTTATTGGATGAAGCCGGCGACATGTTTTCACTAGAAAAGGTTTTATCAGGGAAGCAAAGTCCGGTATTCTTCGGAAGTGCACTCGCACCATTTGGTTTGCAAACCTTTTTTGATACGTTTATTTCCATGGCACCATCACCAGCACCAAGAAAATCAACTGAAGGGGCCATTCTTCCTGACAAAGAAGACTTCTCCGGGTTCATTTTTAAAATTCAAGCCAATATGAATCCAGCTCATCGGGACAGGGTTGCGTTTTTACGGGTGTGTTCCGGTAAGTTTGAGCGAGGAATGAGTGTGAAGTTGGCAAGAAATAATAAACTTATTAAGCTTTCTCAATCCCAGCAATTTGTGGCATCCTCAAGGGGAACAATTGAGGAGGCATACGCCGGAGATATCATTGGTATATATGATCCAAACGCCTATCAAATTGGAGACACTCTGATAGAAGGCAAAGACCATTTTGAATACGAGGAGCTGCCAAAATTCCCACCGGAAATATTTAAAAAAGTTACTGCCAAAAACGTGATGAAATCCAAGCAATATAAAAAAGGAATTGAGCAGCTTGTGCAGGAAGGTGCAATCCAACTCTATTATCGATATCGCACCGACTCCTATATACTAGGTGCAGTAGGTGAGCTGCAATATGATGTATTCAAATACCGTATGAAAAACGAATACAATGTAGAAGTCATTTTGGAATCGATTGGAGAACGAGTACCACGCTGGTTAAAAGAGGAACAAGTAGACGAGTCGCTTTTTGATGAACAGAATTTACTAGTCCGCGACAGAGAAGGAAATTATCTTGTGCTATTTCGAAATGATTTCGCCCGTCGTTGGTTTGAAGAAAAACATACCAGCATCGAATTGATCGATTTGCTGGAATCCAATAAGTATGATCAGTCGTATTAA
- a CDS encoding class I SAM-dependent methyltransferase, producing the protein MLKDTGERVIPEKMKITNDLLLEHVARYHFAINYSSGRVLDFASGSGYGSHIIAKKCKDKGVTEVIGVDNDKDAIAYGQYKYYHPLTTFLHGDVTASDLPEKLGQFDTILSFETIEHIPDEKQFLSNIYAMLKPGGTLLLSTPFGKGRGVPCGSPFHVHQLTIGEFKQLFVDYRSSAFYLQKGVLITPETLRDEEDYYPLGIAVCEK; encoded by the coding sequence ATGCTAAAAGATACAGGAGAAAGAGTCATTCCTGAAAAAATGAAAATAACAAACGATTTATTACTTGAACATGTTGCAAGGTATCACTTTGCAATTAATTATTCTAGTGGACGAGTGCTTGATTTTGCCAGTGGTTCCGGTTATGGAAGCCACATCATTGCCAAAAAGTGTAAAGACAAGGGAGTAACGGAAGTCATCGGTGTTGATAATGATAAGGATGCAATTGCCTACGGCCAATATAAATATTATCATCCCTTGACGACCTTCCTTCATGGTGATGTAACTGCAAGTGACTTGCCGGAAAAGTTGGGGCAATTTGATACCATCCTCAGCTTTGAAACAATTGAACATATACCTGATGAGAAACAATTTCTGTCTAACATTTATGCTATGTTAAAACCGGGAGGAACGTTACTGTTATCAACACCTTTTGGAAAAGGGAGAGGGGTTCCTTGTGGTTCGCCGTTTCATGTCCACCAACTGACAATTGGTGAATTTAAACAGTTATTTGTGGATTACAGATCATCCGCTTTTTATTTACAAAAAGGTGTGTTAATTACTCCAGAAACATTACGTGATGAAGAAGACTACTATCCTTTGGGTATTGCGGTCTGTGAGAAATAA
- a CDS encoding M42 family metallopeptidase: MTTYPNVNETKELIQQLVSIPSPSGSTEKVIKFVEGALKDLKVKTRRNRKGGLIATLPGENNSEQRMLTAHVDTLGAMVKEVKDNGRLRLDLIGGFGFNSIEGEYCEIHTSSGKVYTGTILMHQTSVHVYKDAGEAKRDKKNMEVRIDAKVEKAEEIRELGIEVGDFVSFDPRVQQTDNGFIKSRHLDDKASVAILLQLIKRVKEENITLPYTTHFLISNNEEIGYGGNSNITPETVEYLAVDMGAMGDGQSTDEYTVSICAKDSSGPYHYGLRKHLVELAESNNIGYKLDIYPFYGSDASAAIRAGHDIVHGLIGPGIDSSHAFERTHETSLDYTEQLLYHYVLSDIVVY, from the coding sequence TTGACTACATATCCAAACGTAAATGAAACGAAAGAGCTAATTCAACAATTAGTTTCGATTCCTAGCCCTTCAGGCAGCACTGAAAAAGTAATTAAATTTGTCGAAGGTGCCCTGAAAGATTTAAAAGTGAAAACACGACGAAATCGTAAGGGGGGATTAATCGCAACATTACCTGGCGAAAATAACAGTGAACAGAGAATGTTGACTGCCCATGTTGATACACTTGGTGCGATGGTGAAAGAAGTGAAGGACAATGGACGTCTTCGGCTTGATTTAATTGGCGGATTTGGCTTTAACTCAATTGAAGGAGAGTATTGTGAAATCCATACTTCCAGCGGAAAAGTATACACTGGAACCATCTTGATGCATCAAACATCAGTCCATGTGTACAAGGATGCAGGGGAAGCCAAGCGTGATAAAAAAAATATGGAAGTCCGGATTGATGCAAAAGTTGAAAAAGCAGAGGAAATCCGTGAACTTGGAATTGAGGTGGGAGATTTTGTTTCCTTTGATCCACGCGTGCAGCAAACAGACAATGGATTTATTAAATCACGCCATCTGGATGACAAGGCCAGTGTTGCGATTCTGCTGCAGTTAATCAAACGGGTAAAAGAAGAAAATATTACGCTTCCATATACAACCCATTTCCTTATCTCGAATAATGAGGAAATAGGCTACGGTGGTAATTCCAATATTACCCCTGAAACAGTTGAATATTTGGCAGTCGATATGGGGGCTATGGGCGACGGACAATCAACCGATGAATATACCGTTTCCATTTGCGCAAAAGATTCCAGTGGCCCATATCATTATGGTTTACGAAAACATCTTGTAGAACTTGCTGAGTCAAATAATATTGGCTATAAGCTTGATATATATCCGTTTTACGGATCGGACGCATCTGCGGCAATTCGTGCGGGCCATGACATTGTTCACGGACTAATCGGGCCGGGAATAGATTCTTCACATGCATTTGAACGAACCCATGAAACATCATTGGATTACACTGAACAATTGCTGTACCATTACGTTCTTTCCGATATTGTGGTCTATTAA
- a CDS encoding TetR/AcrR family transcriptional regulator, whose product MGQRGRKVGASGERSRSLLLQIAADQFAQEGYYNTKISTIVKKAGLTQPTFYLYFQNKDAVFQELVSLFRTKLFSLAESSRLESGIERSALPNQIKAGLTAMFSFFAENPSLTRIGLLQATEAENIKTELAAQITDNLRKEMQDGYFQPTVDVKIVAESLVGIMERLVVTKLLPGIQKPESLANDIVDLLLYGIISKNNG is encoded by the coding sequence ATGGGGCAAAGGGGAAGGAAAGTAGGAGCTAGCGGAGAACGAAGCAGATCCTTGCTGCTGCAAATCGCTGCTGATCAATTTGCCCAGGAGGGATATTATAATACAAAGATAAGTACCATTGTTAAAAAAGCGGGATTAACACAACCAACCTTTTACCTGTACTTTCAAAATAAAGATGCCGTATTTCAGGAATTGGTCAGTTTATTTCGCACTAAATTGTTCAGTCTTGCTGAAAGCAGCCGATTGGAATCAGGTATTGAGCGAAGCGCATTACCCAATCAAATAAAAGCAGGCTTAACAGCAATGTTTTCCTTCTTCGCAGAAAATCCGAGCTTAACCAGAATTGGATTATTGCAAGCAACAGAAGCGGAAAATATAAAAACGGAATTAGCTGCACAAATAACGGATAATCTTAGGAAAGAAATGCAGGATGGTTATTTCCAACCCACTGTTGATGTAAAGATAGTCGCTGAAAGTTTAGTGGGGATTATGGAACGTCTTGTGGTTACAAAATTATTACCGGGGATACAGAAGCCAGAAAGTCTAGCAAACGATATAGTCGACCTGTTATTATATGGAATCATTTCAAAAAATAATGGGTAA
- a CDS encoding anti-repressor SinI family protein has translation MRIIIREMIIVGYSMKEPLENSLDGEWIDLILIAKEIGLTSVEVRAFINKPSGLMDWKRFVQFVQTHKKLDC, from the coding sequence TTGAGAATTATAATTAGGGAGATGATTATTGTCGGATATTCGATGAAGGAACCACTGGAGAATAGTCTTGATGGGGAGTGGATTGATCTTATTTTAATTGCTAAAGAAATAGGCCTGACATCGGTTGAAGTAAGAGCATTTATCAATAAGCCTAGTGGGTTAATGGACTGGAAACGGTTTGTGCAATTTGTACAAACGCATAAAAAACTGGACTGTTAG
- a CDS encoding LLM class flavin-dependent oxidoreductase, whose protein sequence is MQLSILDQAPISDGKNAQEALYNSIELAKLGDRLGFTRYWMAEHHDLSGLACPSPEVMLGIIGSATSCIRIGSGAVLLPHYKAFKVAETYNLLATLYPGRVDLGLGRAPGGSAEATMALSDNFLENVRRTPDSLDDLLHFLHNDFAKDHMFAKVQPSPVPQTEPRPWLLGTSEKSAILAAEKGLPYTFGHFMSDRDGPAIVKKYYDRFSSGGHISRAEAIVTVSVICAETTEKAEELAMSSKLWGVKRSKGEDIGVPSVEEAKNYPYTADDLALIKKSSDKMIVGNPQEVKQRLDDLCKLYQVNELMIVTITSNIEDKFKSYDLIAKEVL, encoded by the coding sequence ATGCAACTAAGTATTCTGGATCAAGCGCCAATATCCGATGGGAAGAATGCACAGGAAGCACTTTATAACTCAATTGAACTCGCTAAACTAGGAGATAGACTTGGGTTTACTCGTTATTGGATGGCAGAGCATCATGATTTATCAGGTCTAGCTTGCCCGTCACCGGAAGTGATGCTTGGGATTATCGGTTCCGCTACATCTTGTATACGAATTGGTTCCGGTGCTGTCCTGTTGCCTCATTATAAGGCATTTAAGGTTGCTGAGACATATAATCTTCTAGCAACATTGTATCCAGGCCGCGTCGATCTCGGCCTTGGCCGTGCACCAGGTGGATCTGCTGAAGCTACGATGGCACTTTCGGATAACTTTCTGGAAAATGTGCGCAGAACGCCTGATTCATTGGATGACCTGCTTCATTTCCTACATAATGATTTCGCAAAAGACCATATGTTTGCAAAAGTTCAGCCGTCACCTGTCCCACAGACTGAACCTCGACCATGGCTGCTTGGCACAAGTGAAAAGAGTGCGATTTTAGCGGCGGAAAAAGGACTCCCATACACATTCGGCCATTTCATGAGTGACAGGGATGGTCCTGCCATCGTCAAAAAATATTATGATAGGTTTTCAAGCGGTGGTCACATAAGCAGGGCTGAAGCCATTGTTACAGTGTCAGTGATTTGTGCTGAGACAACCGAGAAAGCTGAAGAATTGGCGATGAGCAGTAAATTATGGGGTGTCAAGAGATCGAAAGGTGAAGATATTGGGGTCCCATCCGTCGAAGAGGCAAAAAACTATCCGTACACTGCGGACGATCTTGCATTAATTAAGAAATCAAGCGACAAGATGATTGTCGGGAACCCACAGGAGGTAAAGCAACGGCTTGATGATTTATGTAAATTATATCAAGTAAATGAACTAATGATTGTGACGATAACAAGTAATATAGAGGATAAATTTAAATCATATGATTTAATTGCCAAAGAAGTGCTATGA
- the ltaE gene encoding low-specificity L-threonine aldolase, whose amino-acid sequence MIDLRSDTVTKPTKEMRQAAFEAKVGDDVYGEDPTLLELEGTAAEKLGKEAAMFVPSGTQGNQIAVLTHCQPGQEIILEAESHIFYYEGASISAFAGVQPRTIAGNHGVMDPELVKSAIREDDIHMPETGLICLENTHNRAGGAIVPLDNMKEIYQIARANHVPIHLDGARLFNAAVATGIDVKAYAAQTDTVQFCLSKGLGAPVGSIIAGSNEFIKQARKWRKRLGGGLRQAGIIAAPGLVALNTMIDRLAEDHENARYLADGLQEVGGLSIGNNVDTNIVLVNTEGAGLTSHEFLDKLKQHKILGNSFGPNTIRLTTHFDVTCSEIRTVIEKAGLLTK is encoded by the coding sequence ATGATTGATCTAAGAAGTGACACTGTAACTAAGCCAACGAAGGAAATGAGACAAGCGGCTTTTGAAGCCAAAGTCGGGGACGATGTATATGGGGAGGACCCAACACTATTAGAATTAGAAGGAACAGCTGCTGAAAAGCTGGGAAAAGAAGCGGCAATGTTTGTACCAAGTGGAACACAAGGAAATCAGATTGCAGTTTTGACCCATTGCCAGCCAGGTCAGGAAATTATCTTAGAGGCCGAATCACATATCTTTTACTATGAAGGGGCATCGATTTCTGCTTTTGCAGGTGTCCAGCCAAGAACGATTGCCGGTAATCATGGTGTGATGGACCCGGAACTTGTGAAGTCAGCGATTCGAGAAGACGATATTCATATGCCGGAAACTGGGCTCATCTGTCTGGAGAATACACATAATCGTGCTGGAGGTGCGATCGTTCCGCTGGACAACATGAAAGAGATTTATCAAATTGCACGTGCTAATCATGTTCCTATCCATTTAGATGGTGCCAGGTTATTTAATGCAGCGGTTGCTACGGGAATAGATGTAAAAGCATACGCAGCACAAACAGATACGGTCCAATTTTGTCTTTCTAAAGGACTTGGTGCACCGGTCGGGTCCATTATTGCTGGCTCGAATGAATTTATTAAGCAAGCACGAAAATGGCGTAAACGTCTTGGTGGCGGATTAAGACAAGCCGGAATCATTGCGGCACCAGGTTTAGTCGCACTGAATACGATGATTGACCGTTTGGCAGAGGATCACGAGAACGCAAGGTACCTGGCAGACGGATTACAGGAAGTAGGAGGACTATCCATTGGAAATAATGTAGATACCAATATCGTTTTGGTAAATACTGAAGGTGCAGGGTTAACCTCGCACGAGTTTTTAGACAAACTTAAACAACATAAGATTCTTGGTAATTCATTTGGACCAAACACTATCCGGTTAACAACACATTTCGATGTTACATGCAGTGAGATTCGAACGGTGATAGAAAAAGCAGGTTTGCTGACCAAATAG
- a CDS encoding YjgB family protein, giving the protein MIKKVGIIIVLMAAAVLISWFFAADDTGTKQDKNNMPSTRSPNIEDKGFQPGEGNTEEIIDHIFTLAKRGRIPQTSIIAGKTTIDEIHKRWGEPDDSTQIPRGRYDTYSEHHITVGYLDGLIFDVRSSALNLQDIHLSKLKEVRGEPDDTRYYKDETHDQIILVYKVSENYQLKWILTDEGDNPKVDHISVFKTLTD; this is encoded by the coding sequence ATGATTAAAAAGGTTGGCATCATTATTGTTTTGATGGCTGCGGCAGTGCTGATAAGCTGGTTTTTTGCTGCTGACGATACAGGGACTAAGCAGGACAAAAACAATATGCCATCCACACGATCACCTAATATTGAGGATAAGGGATTCCAGCCTGGTGAGGGTAATACAGAGGAAATAATCGATCACATTTTCACGCTGGCTAAACGAGGAAGGATCCCTCAAACTTCCATTATTGCCGGAAAAACAACGATAGACGAAATTCATAAAAGATGGGGAGAACCGGATGATTCCACCCAAATTCCAAGAGGTCGCTACGATACCTATAGTGAGCATCATATTACAGTTGGTTATCTGGACGGACTGATATTTGATGTCCGCTCGAGTGCTCTGAACCTTCAGGATATTCACCTGAGCAAACTAAAAGAGGTAAGAGGAGAACCGGATGATACAAGGTACTACAAGGATGAAACGCATGATCAAATTATACTTGTTTATAAGGTAAGTGAAAACTACCAGTTGAAATGGATTTTAACCGATGAGGGAGATAATCCTAAAGTCGATCATATTTCTGTTTTTAAAACGTTAACAGATTAG
- a CDS encoding DedA family protein — MENWITDFMEQFGYIGIFLMMALENVFPPIPSEVILPFGGFLTTNSSLTVVGVVVSATAGSIVGAIVLYGIGRLIDVERLEKIIDRWGQIIRIKREDIYKADAWFDRYGYWTVLFCRMVPLIRSLISIPAGMSNMKFWLFLVFTTIGTIVWNVILVMVGAALGESWKDILQFMDIYSTIAYIIIATGLVLCLLLYLTRLVKRKR; from the coding sequence ATGGAAAACTGGATTACTGACTTTATGGAGCAGTTTGGTTATATAGGAATATTTCTAATGATGGCATTAGAGAATGTGTTTCCGCCAATTCCGTCAGAAGTAATTCTTCCATTTGGGGGATTTCTAACTACAAATTCATCGTTAACCGTTGTTGGAGTTGTTGTTTCCGCAACAGCAGGCTCAATTGTGGGGGCGATTGTCCTGTATGGAATTGGTAGATTAATTGATGTGGAACGTCTGGAAAAAATAATTGACCGGTGGGGACAAATTATTCGCATTAAGCGCGAAGATATATATAAGGCAGATGCATGGTTTGACCGATATGGATACTGGACTGTTTTATTCTGCAGGATGGTTCCGCTGATCCGCAGCTTAATATCCATACCCGCAGGCATGTCAAATATGAAATTTTGGCTTTTTCTGGTGTTCACTACAATCGGAACTATAGTATGGAATGTTATTTTAGTCATGGTCGGTGCTGCCTTAGGCGAGTCATGGAAAGATATTTTGCAGTTCATGGATATTTATTCTACAATCGCTTATATCATCATTGCCACTGGACTAGTATTATGTCT